In Drosophila yakuba strain Tai18E2 chromosome 2R, Prin_Dyak_Tai18E2_2.1, whole genome shotgun sequence, a single genomic region encodes these proteins:
- the LOC6532024 gene encoding CCAAT/enhancer-binding protein yields MLNMESPQMYADAVQTLAQLDLKKEPPLQQATIGQITLTAMSTAQQQQQQQQQQQQQQQQQQQQQQQQQQQQQQPQQQQTTDANNNTSQDASLLVKQHAMHQMQQVAALGSNNNLLQKQMLQQYTTQTDLDELTTQEITLDLQHLIDDQFRDTETLGIFSDMVTSPGGLSATLPPSGMVSAAAKVLQQQTLRNQHGYGGRGGGGGAGGALAYMPQPVHATYNNSSDENSSVGSDSSTIKEEPIDPEYRRHLQEAASQQAAFMGNGGGLYNGYGSGANGLSGGGNPLNGGNTTPSSNGSNGSTGSSNGSQFTNLTTANVLAHHNLPHLAAAAGAHNLLKQHSKLHAQQQHQQHQQQQQHRKHSNKHVDKGTDEYRRRRERNNIAVRKSREKAKVRSREVEERVKSLLKEKDALIRQLGEMTNELQLHKQIYMQLMNHANPEVSRVCRSFLNTNEHSL; encoded by the coding sequence ATGCTGAACATGGAGTCGCCGCAGATGTACGCCGATGCCGTTCAGACATTGGCCCAGCTGGACCTCAAGAAGGAGCCTCCGCTGCAGCAGGCCACCATTGGCCAGATCACCCTGACGGCCATGTCCacggcgcagcagcagcagcaacagcagcagcaacaacagcagcagcagcagcaacagcagcaacaacagcagcagcaacagcagcagcagcagcaaccacagcagcagcagactACGGATGCGAACAACAACACATCGCAGGACGCGTCACTGCTGGTCAAGCAGCACGCCATGCACCAGATGCAACAGGTCGCCGCCCtgggcagcaacaacaacctgCTGCAGAAGCAGATGCTGCAGCAGTACACCACCCAGACGGACCTGGACGAGCTGACCACCCAGGAGATCACGCTCGATCTGCAGCACCTGATAGACGACCAGTTCAGGGACACGGAAACGCTGGGCATCTTCAGCGACATGGTGACCAGTCCGGGCGGCCTCTCCGCCACCCTGCCGCCCAGCGGCATGGTCTCCGCGGCGGCGAAGGTCCTGCAGCAGCAGACGCTGCGCAACCAGCACGGCTACGGGGGCAggggcggcggcggtggggCAGGAGGCGCGCTGGCCTACATGCCGCAGCCCGTGCACGCCACGTACAACAATTCCAGCGACGAGAACAGCTCCGTGGGCTCCGACTCCAGCACGATCAAGGAGGAGCCCATCGATCCCGAGTACAGGCGCCACCTGCAGGAGGCGGCCAGCCAGCAGGCAGCGTTCATGGGCAACGGCGGCGGCCTCTACAACGGCTACGGATCGGGAGCGAACGGGCTGTCCGGAGGCGGAAACCCACTCAATGGGGGCAACACGACGCCCAGCAGCAATGGGAGCAACGGCAGCAcgggcagcagcaacggcagccaGTTCACCAACCTGACCACGGCCAACGTCCTGGCGCACCACAACCTGCCCCACCTGGCGGCCGCCGCAGGAGCACACAACCTGCTGAAGCAGCACAGCAAGCTGCacgcgcagcagcagcaccagcagcaccagcagcagcagcagcaccgcaAGCACAGCAACAAGCACGTGGACAAGGGCACGGATGAGTACCGCCGGCGGCGGGAGCGCAACAACATTGCGGTGCGCAAGAGCCGGGAGAAGGCCAAGGTGCGCTCCCGCGAGGTGGAGGAGCGGGTGAAGAGCCTGCTGAAGGAGAAGGACGCGCTCATCCGGCAGCTGGGCGAGATGACCAACGAGCTGCAGCTGCACAAGCAGATCTACATGCAGCTGATGAACCACGCTAATCCCGAAGTCAGTCGCGTCTGCCGCAGCTTCCTCAACACCAACGAGCACTCGCTGTAG